Proteins from one Thermodesulfobacteriota bacterium genomic window:
- a CDS encoding sigma-70 family RNA polymerase sigma factor, with protein MVQKPKAFGTMEKVSDRSRDRELIDRLKKGDKSAFREIYAHYSQTVFNLAFRMLRSREEAEEVVQEIFLQVWNKADSYDAGRGAISTWIVNIARSRSIDRLRTLGFREHTSELDEERVNSKSDLSRIIEDREESRKIIQEALDSLPDNQRIAIEMVFFEGLTHIETAEKLNEPVGTIKTRIRLGVAKLKEKISPYIGDLM; from the coding sequence ATGGTTCAAAAGCCGAAAGCTTTCGGGACCATGGAGAAGGTTTCAGACCGAAGCAGAGACCGTGAATTGATAGACCGACTGAAGAAAGGGGACAAGTCCGCTTTCAGGGAGATCTATGCCCATTATTCGCAGACCGTCTTCAACCTCGCGTTCAGGATGCTGAGGTCGAGGGAAGAGGCCGAGGAGGTCGTTCAGGAGATATTCCTGCAGGTCTGGAACAAGGCGGATTCTTACGACGCGGGACGGGGGGCCATCTCGACCTGGATAGTGAATATAGCGAGGAGCAGGTCCATAGACAGGTTGAGGACCCTCGGTTTCAGAGAGCATACGTCCGAGCTCGACGAAGAGAGAGTGAACTCAAAATCCGATCTCTCTCGTATAATAGAGGACAGGGAGGAGAGCAGGAAGATAATACAGGAAGCCCTCGACTCGCTGCCCGACAATCAGAGGATCGCGATCGAAATGGTGTTTTTCGAGGGTTTGACGCATATCGAGACAGCGGAAAAGCTGAACGAGCCCGTGGGGACTATCAAGACAAGGATCAGACTGGGGGTAGCGAAGCTGAAAGAAAAAATATCACCGTATATCGGGGACTTGATGTAA
- a CDS encoding cytochrome c oxidase assembly protein, which translates to MNILHFLGSAWSFEPWVILFALALFGAYTLLPGSRLNRKSLLFSSGVMLMVIALVSPLDHLGRNYLFSAHMVQHILLLLVIPLMLLSGIPEAAAERALNSPYAGGLIKFLGNPVPAWLLGVGSMWVWHMPSLHDIVMANEGLYIAQQISFVLIGVIFWWPVFAPVKTARLSPLPAALYLASACLGCSILGMLITFAGAGLYTAYANPADSAGILSYIRNELCITPGVDQQIGGLTMWVPGCLIYLAASMVTVARWYASPEPGSVNTCTAESEVTTDLKLKEATERE; encoded by the coding sequence ATGAACATACTGCATTTTCTAGGCTCCGCATGGTCATTCGAGCCCTGGGTAATTCTTTTTGCGCTGGCACTGTTTGGGGCTTACACCCTTCTGCCGGGTTCCCGGCTTAACAGGAAGTCTCTCCTCTTTTCTTCAGGGGTAATGCTCATGGTGATTGCACTCGTATCCCCTCTCGATCATCTCGGGAGGAATTACCTCTTCAGCGCGCACATGGTCCAGCACATACTCCTCCTCCTCGTAATACCCCTCATGCTGCTCTCGGGGATTCCTGAAGCAGCCGCGGAGAGAGCTTTAAACTCACCTTACGCGGGCGGCTTAATCAAATTCCTGGGTAACCCCGTGCCTGCGTGGCTCCTCGGCGTGGGGTCGATGTGGGTCTGGCACATGCCTTCGCTCCACGATATTGTCATGGCGAACGAGGGCCTCTACATCGCGCAGCAGATAAGCTTCGTGCTGATAGGCGTCATATTCTGGTGGCCAGTATTCGCGCCCGTAAAGACAGCGAGGCTCTCGCCGCTGCCGGCCGCTCTCTACCTGGCCTCCGCGTGCCTCGGCTGCAGTATTCTCGGCATGCTCATAACGTTTGCGGGGGCGGGGCTTTATACCGCTTACGCGAATCCGGCAGACTCCGCCGGGATACTTTCATACATAAGGAACGAGCTCTGCATCACGCCCGGGGTCGACCAGCAGATAGGCGGCCTCACCATGTGGGTCCCCGGATGCCTCATATACCTGGCCGCGAGCATGGTAACGGTCGCAAGGTGGTACGCTTCGCCCGAACCCGGCTCCGTGAATACCTGCACCGCAGAGAGCGAAGTAACGACTGATCTAAAACTTAAAGAGGCGACGGAGAGAGAATGA
- a CDS encoding heme-copper oxidase subunit III, with protein sequence MANNRMIVGFFIASESVFFLMLILAYVNFHNSVTDGPTAVNSLNPVVTGIFSLFLFASSFTIWLAGKSLRENNHLMLKVWILATIILGAVFIFGQGLEWSGLIEKNITISRNVFGTTFFTLTGFHGFHVCVGLIMLSLLLGLALAGDFKGPKSDAVECVSLYWHFVDGVWVVVFSVIYLWAFL encoded by the coding sequence ATGGCGAATAACAGAATGATAGTCGGTTTTTTCATAGCGTCCGAATCCGTATTCTTCCTGATGCTCATACTGGCCTACGTCAACTTCCACAACTCCGTGACCGACGGCCCGACTGCAGTGAACAGCCTGAACCCGGTCGTAACGGGCATATTCAGCCTGTTCCTGTTTGCGAGCAGTTTCACAATATGGCTCGCCGGCAAGAGCCTGAGGGAGAATAACCACCTCATGCTCAAGGTCTGGATACTCGCGACGATAATCCTGGGCGCCGTATTCATTTTCGGACAGGGCCTCGAATGGAGCGGGCTCATAGAAAAGAACATCACCATAAGCAGGAACGTCTTCGGCACCACGTTCTTCACGCTGACCGGATTCCACGGATTCCACGTTTGCGTCGGGCTCATTATGCTCTCGCTTCTCCTGGGGCTCGCTCTCGCAGGAGACTTCAAGGGACCGAAATCGGACGCAGTAGAATGCGTATCCCTCTACTGGCATTTCGTCGACGGCGTATGGGTGGTCGTATTTTCCGTAATATACCTGTGGGCGTTTTTATGA
- a CDS encoding anti-sigma factor translates to MAHRPEYEDQIALYSLNLLEGDELKEIEKHLAEGCGICTALLGDSDAVFTNLPLCLEDAPLPEDLEKKILGRLESREPVREKSSVFGFWKSISPMWLNLGTAAALAVIAFLVVTNISLRNELELREKSMTELEARLLKEKEMMEFVMNPEVSEVKLASKMPDIKASGKLYWNEEKDKGLFLVSSIPQPGEGKTYQLWVIEDGKPASMGVFDVDPAGNSMLELKSMPEPGASMQFAVTLEPAGGVPQPTGEMYLYGSL, encoded by the coding sequence ATGGCGCACAGACCGGAGTACGAAGACCAGATAGCGCTCTACTCGCTCAACCTCCTCGAAGGGGATGAGCTGAAAGAGATAGAAAAGCACCTAGCCGAAGGCTGCGGGATATGCACGGCTCTGCTCGGTGACAGCGATGCGGTATTCACCAACCTGCCGCTCTGCCTCGAAGACGCGCCGCTTCCGGAAGACCTCGAAAAGAAGATACTCGGCAGGCTCGAGTCGAGGGAGCCGGTCCGGGAAAAGTCTTCGGTTTTCGGCTTCTGGAAGAGCATCAGTCCCATGTGGCTTAACCTAGGGACAGCGGCCGCTCTCGCGGTCATAGCCTTCCTCGTCGTTACGAACATATCCCTCCGGAACGAGCTCGAGCTCCGCGAAAAGAGCATGACAGAGCTCGAAGCCAGGCTCCTCAAGGAAAAGGAGATGATGGAGTTCGTCATGAACCCCGAAGTCAGCGAGGTGAAGCTCGCGAGCAAGATGCCCGACATAAAGGCGTCCGGAAAACTCTACTGGAACGAAGAGAAGGACAAGGGACTATTTCTCGTATCCAGCATCCCCCAGCCCGGGGAAGGGAAGACATACCAGCTCTGGGTCATCGAGGACGGGAAGCCCGCCAGCATGGGCGTTTTCGACGTCGACCCTGCGGGGAACAGCATGCTGGAATTGAAATCTATGCCCGAGCCCGGCGCGTCCATGCAGTTCGCCGTTACGCTCGAACCCGCGGGCGGAGTGCCGCAGCCCACAGGCGAAATGTACCTATACGGCTCACTTTAA
- a CDS encoding Rieske (2Fe-2S) protein, with amino-acid sequence MSEKTGKSECTRRQFFVHVSMTLGSIAAVLVGVPIVGSILAPIIKKPEPEWRPVGALDSFKIGEFVKVNYVNTSPLPWAGVTAKSAAWLKRDGEEEFTAFSVNCAHLGCPVRWIEGARLFMCPCHGGVYYEDGSVAAGPPPRGLYQYPVRVNNGQVEILASPIPITTV; translated from the coding sequence ATGAGCGAAAAGACTGGAAAGAGTGAGTGCACGAGAAGGCAGTTCTTCGTGCACGTGAGCATGACTCTCGGTAGCATAGCCGCGGTGCTGGTCGGGGTCCCCATAGTCGGCTCGATACTCGCCCCTATAATAAAGAAGCCCGAGCCTGAGTGGAGACCCGTGGGCGCGCTCGACAGCTTCAAGATCGGGGAGTTCGTGAAGGTCAATTATGTGAACACATCCCCTCTGCCGTGGGCGGGGGTGACCGCGAAATCGGCCGCTTGGCTCAAGAGGGACGGCGAGGAGGAATTCACGGCGTTCTCCGTCAACTGCGCCCACCTCGGATGCCCGGTGAGATGGATAGAGGGGGCGAGGCTCTTCATGTGCCCGTGCCACGGCGGGGTGTATTACGAGGACGGCTCAGTCGCCGCAGGTCCTCCGCCGAGGGGTCTCTATCAGTACCCTGTGAGGGTGAACAACGGGCAGGTGGAGATACTGGCGAGCCCCATACCGATAACGACCGTATGA
- a CDS encoding cytochrome b N-terminal domain-containing protein: MNFLKRAWLWFDDRTGLSGAIGPIARHAVPPNTATWFYVFGSATLFAFMLQVATGVTLAFIYVPSSGEAYQSLQYITTQTTFGRIVRGMHNWGASAMILLVGIHMIQVYLTAAYKFPREMNWISGVVLLALTVVMGFTGQVVRWDQTAVWSTIVAAEQAGRVPLLGGWLADFILGGDTVGGTTLSRMFAYHVFLIPALLFVFIGFHLYLVIKNGISEFPRAGDPVDPANYREKYETMVKQRGIPFWPDAAWKDMVFGFIVICTILVIAIVIGPPELGPPPDPSDIHALPVPDWYFVFYFAFLALMPPEIETYLMVFGPLLVGLLLFCLPFISNRGERSPLRRPWAVAIVALTIATISGLWAIGITSPWSPHFDAEPLTAEIIGADSGPLWRGGMNFNDKGCLYCHAISGHGGLRGPDLTYVGDRLSANELTWRIMNGGLNMPGFGGTLSNQELSDLVEFLASRKKE, translated from the coding sequence ATGAATTTCCTCAAACGCGCATGGCTCTGGTTCGACGACCGCACTGGACTCTCGGGCGCCATAGGCCCGATAGCACGGCACGCCGTACCCCCCAACACAGCTACATGGTTCTACGTCTTCGGGAGCGCGACGCTCTTCGCGTTCATGCTGCAGGTGGCAACAGGGGTGACGCTCGCGTTCATATACGTCCCCTCCTCGGGCGAAGCCTACCAGAGCCTTCAGTACATAACCACGCAGACAACGTTCGGAAGGATAGTAAGGGGCATGCACAACTGGGGCGCGTCCGCGATGATTCTCCTCGTCGGCATACACATGATACAGGTATACCTGACGGCAGCTTACAAGTTCCCCCGCGAAATGAACTGGATATCGGGCGTGGTGCTGCTCGCTCTCACCGTGGTGATGGGGTTCACAGGTCAGGTCGTGAGGTGGGACCAGACAGCCGTATGGTCGACGATAGTGGCGGCGGAGCAGGCGGGACGCGTGCCTCTACTGGGAGGGTGGCTCGCAGACTTCATACTCGGAGGGGACACCGTAGGCGGCACTACGCTCAGCCGTATGTTCGCCTATCATGTGTTCCTGATTCCTGCGCTCCTGTTCGTCTTCATAGGATTTCATCTCTACCTCGTGATAAAGAACGGTATCTCGGAGTTCCCGAGGGCGGGAGACCCGGTCGACCCGGCCAACTACAGGGAAAAATACGAAACGATGGTCAAACAGAGAGGCATCCCCTTCTGGCCGGACGCAGCCTGGAAGGACATGGTTTTCGGCTTCATAGTCATATGCACGATACTCGTGATAGCGATCGTAATAGGCCCGCCCGAGCTCGGGCCGCCCCCCGACCCGTCCGACATACACGCGCTCCCGGTGCCGGACTGGTATTTCGTCTTCTACTTCGCGTTCCTCGCGCTCATGCCGCCCGAGATAGAAACGTATCTGATGGTCTTCGGCCCGCTCCTGGTGGGTCTGCTGCTCTTCTGCCTGCCTTTCATTTCCAATAGAGGGGAGAGGAGCCCGCTCCGCCGCCCCTGGGCAGTCGCAATCGTGGCACTCACCATCGCGACCATATCGGGGCTATGGGCCATAGGCATCACTTCCCCCTGGTCTCCCCACTTCGACGCCGAGCCGCTGACGGCGGAAATAATAGGCGCGGACAGCGGACCGCTATGGCGAGGGGGCATGAATTTCAACGACAAAGGATGTCTTTATTGTCATGCTATATCTGGGCACGGGGGGCTAAGGGGTCCTGACCTCACGTACGTGGGCGACAGACTAAGCGCGAACGAGCTCACGTGGAGGATAATGAACGGGGGGCTCAACATGCCGGGCTTCGGAGGGACACTCAGCAACCAGGAGCTGAGCGACCTGGTCGAATTCCTTGCTTCGAGAAAGAAGGAGTGA
- a CDS encoding DUF547 domain-containing protein, with protein MTRREFEGWTRDEQLAFLINVYNAETLDLVIQNYPVKSIKEIGSGGKGPWEEPVVELFGETITLNALENGIIRKNFKEPKIHFALVCAAMGCPPLSGETYVAARLDSQLEAQTKKFLADTEKNSVDRINKTIRLSPIFEWYAADFESGAGSVPGFLKEYYGDITNGQYIIVYTDYDWSLNDISSEAK; from the coding sequence GTGACCAGGCGAGAATTCGAGGGGTGGACTCGTGACGAGCAGTTGGCTTTCCTCATAAATGTGTATAACGCGGAGACTCTCGACCTCGTAATCCAGAATTACCCCGTAAAAAGCATAAAAGAAATAGGAAGCGGCGGGAAAGGGCCGTGGGAAGAGCCCGTCGTCGAGCTCTTCGGTGAAACAATTACGCTCAACGCGCTCGAGAACGGGATAATACGAAAGAATTTCAAAGAGCCGAAGATTCACTTCGCGCTCGTCTGTGCGGCTATGGGCTGCCCTCCCCTCTCAGGCGAGACTTACGTCGCCGCTAGATTGGACAGTCAGCTCGAAGCTCAAACAAAGAAATTCCTTGCCGATACGGAGAAAAATTCCGTCGACAGGATAAATAAAACAATACGCCTCTCCCCTATATTCGAATGGTATGCAGCGGACTTCGAGTCCGGAGCCGGCTCCGTCCCAGGGTTCCTGAAAGAATATTACGGCGACATCACGAACGGGCAATATATAATTGTATATACAGACTACGACTGGTCGCTCAATGATATATCGTCTGAGGCGAAATAG
- a CDS encoding DegQ family serine endoprotease, producing MKRSLALIILIVPLLIAVFGAGCKRPEEAEVSGESPAKVEQSEKAAAPQKEPDDSGTARETVRDIRTHEFPSFADLVEKLKPSVVNISTTSVVKPRGFRERQPRSPFSENDPFEEFFRKFFEGAPQHEYKRQGLGSGFIISEDGYVVTNYHVVEKAVDISVILENGDKYEAKVIGKDPKTDLAVVKFEPKGKLQAVSLGNSDDLRIGDWVIAIGNPFGLGYTVTAGIVSAKGRSLGLGAYDDFIQTDASLNPGNSGGPLFNLNGEVVGVNTAIVAQGQGIGFAIPIKMAEFVINQLKGGGKVVRGWLGVYVQELTPEIASGLNLKEDGGVLVSDVTPGSPADKAGIKRGDVVLEFEGKKVNDVSDLTSMAAVAEPGTEVKIKLIHDGKPFDVTVKLTEFPDEEVLAEEAGNAEEELGLSVKELNPQIARRFNLDTDKGVIITDVIEGSPAGEAGLRPGDIILEMDKNHISDLNQYSSAVSKAKPGSTVLILVKRGDNTIYAALRVAGEGEKNKSN from the coding sequence ATGAAGCGGTCGCTCGCATTAATAATATTGATAGTTCCTCTATTGATCGCGGTCTTTGGCGCGGGATGCAAAAGGCCCGAGGAAGCCGAGGTCTCGGGAGAGAGCCCGGCCAAGGTGGAGCAGTCCGAAAAGGCAGCCGCTCCTCAAAAAGAACCGGACGATTCTGGGACGGCCAGGGAGACCGTAAGGGACATAAGGACACACGAATTCCCGTCGTTTGCGGACTTGGTCGAAAAGCTCAAGCCCTCGGTAGTCAACATCAGCACGACAAGCGTCGTAAAGCCGAGGGGCTTCCGTGAGCGCCAGCCGAGGTCTCCTTTCAGCGAAAACGACCCGTTCGAGGAGTTCTTCAGAAAATTCTTCGAAGGCGCCCCCCAGCACGAATACAAGCGTCAGGGGCTTGGCTCGGGGTTTATAATCAGCGAAGACGGTTACGTGGTCACCAACTATCATGTGGTCGAAAAAGCTGTCGACATAAGCGTGATACTCGAAAACGGGGATAAATACGAGGCGAAGGTCATAGGCAAGGACCCCAAGACCGATCTGGCTGTGGTAAAGTTCGAGCCTAAAGGGAAGCTCCAGGCTGTAAGCTTGGGGAATTCGGACGACCTCAGGATAGGCGACTGGGTAATTGCCATCGGCAACCCGTTCGGGCTCGGCTATACGGTCACGGCCGGCATCGTGAGCGCGAAGGGGCGGTCTCTCGGTTTGGGCGCTTACGACGATTTCATACAAACGGACGCATCTCTTAACCCCGGGAACAGCGGAGGGCCTCTCTTCAACCTCAACGGAGAGGTCGTGGGCGTGAACACAGCCATAGTCGCTCAGGGGCAGGGGATCGGGTTCGCAATCCCTATCAAGATGGCCGAGTTCGTAATCAATCAGCTTAAGGGAGGCGGCAAGGTCGTCCGCGGCTGGCTCGGAGTTTACGTACAGGAGCTCACACCCGAGATCGCTTCGGGGCTCAACCTGAAGGAAGACGGCGGCGTGCTCGTAAGCGACGTTACTCCCGGGAGCCCGGCGGATAAAGCCGGCATAAAAAGGGGCGACGTCGTCCTCGAATTCGAGGGCAAGAAGGTGAACGACGTCTCCGACCTCACATCCATGGCTGCGGTTGCGGAGCCCGGAACAGAAGTGAAAATCAAGTTGATACATGACGGCAAGCCTTTCGATGTTACGGTCAAACTCACGGAGTTCCCCGATGAGGAAGTCCTGGCCGAGGAAGCGGGCAATGCGGAAGAAGAGCTCGGTCTCAGCGTAAAGGAGCTTAACCCGCAGATCGCCAGGCGCTTCAACCTCGACACCGATAAAGGAGTGATCATAACGGACGTCATCGAGGGGAGCCCGGCCGGGGAGGCGGGTCTAAGGCCTGGCGATATCATTCTCGAGATGGACAAGAATCACATAAGCGATCTGAATCAGTATTCTTCGGCCGTCTCGAAAGCAAAACCGGGCAGCACGGTTCTTATACTCGTGAAGAGGGGAGACAATACGATCTACGCCGCGCTCAGAGTCGCAGGTGAAGGTGAAAAGAACAAGTCAAACTGA
- a CDS encoding NAD(P)-binding domain-containing protein, translating to MFGLIRKYTKWLHTQWPAGIVEKLPEVKEDYSTNVPGLYIVGDLTGIPLLKFSSDSGARAVMHILEDEGFLKSRESSKDADVLDLVIVGAGVSGMAAALEAKRNGLRFEILEATEPFSTIVNFPKGKPIYTYPTDMVPAGDLQFTKDVKEPLVEEIKEETLGRGIRPKIMRVEKIVNTGGHVEAVIPDGGSLKALRVIVGIGRSGNFRMLGVPGEDKDKVFNRLHDPKDYEGKNVLVVGGGDSALETSIAIARAGGNVTHSYRNEEFSRPKPENVENLKMLMADPMADVSIETPSSERVTTSTGGFMPGEHKPGKITLLMKSRVKSIGDADATLIDRDGNEITIPNDAVFTMIGREAPLDFFRRSGVKIKGEMNAKSITAMILFLLLMTFVYNWKAGGALTKLFEKNEWFPFNLPGFFAGFGESFTSMVNDPSTLVGTLSITLSEPGFYYSLLYTIIIIIFGTLRIRRRKTPYITAQTLSLTLFQVIPLFLLPYILLPYLGHNGFFDTGFMKSVADALFPSANYGHGREYWRAFGLILAWPLFVWNVFSSEPLWTWLIISVIQTFVLIPLIIYFWGKGAYCGWICSCGAMAETLGDTQRHKMPHGARWNRLNMVGQAILAIAFIILLARILSWAFPSTAVGQSIYRFYEGAFYGWKPFGIELNYKYIVDLTLAGIVGYGLYFWYSGRVWCRFMCPLAALMHIYARFSRFRILADKKKCISCNVCTSVCHQGIDIMNFANKGLPMSDPECVRCSACVQSCPTGVLKFGQIDRKSGRVISIDSLAASPVLMREGKRT from the coding sequence ATGTTCGGACTGATAAGAAAATATACGAAGTGGCTACACACACAGTGGCCGGCGGGGATAGTGGAGAAGCTGCCGGAGGTAAAAGAGGACTACTCGACTAACGTCCCGGGGCTCTACATCGTGGGAGACCTCACGGGGATACCGCTCCTTAAATTCTCGTCCGACTCGGGCGCGAGGGCGGTGATGCATATTCTCGAAGACGAGGGATTCCTCAAAAGCCGCGAGTCCTCGAAGGACGCTGACGTGCTAGACCTCGTAATAGTCGGGGCGGGCGTATCGGGGATGGCGGCCGCGCTCGAAGCAAAAAGGAACGGGCTCAGGTTCGAGATACTCGAAGCGACGGAGCCCTTCTCGACGATAGTGAATTTCCCCAAAGGGAAACCGATCTACACCTACCCGACGGACATGGTGCCCGCAGGAGACCTCCAGTTCACGAAGGATGTGAAGGAGCCTCTCGTCGAAGAGATAAAAGAAGAGACGCTCGGGAGGGGGATCCGGCCGAAAATAATGAGAGTGGAGAAAATCGTCAACACGGGCGGTCACGTCGAGGCGGTCATTCCCGACGGGGGGAGTTTGAAAGCGCTCCGCGTCATAGTGGGCATAGGACGCTCGGGTAATTTCCGTATGCTCGGCGTGCCCGGAGAAGACAAGGACAAGGTATTCAACAGGCTCCACGACCCCAAGGACTACGAAGGCAAAAACGTGCTCGTAGTGGGAGGAGGGGACAGCGCACTCGAGACGTCGATAGCGATCGCGCGGGCGGGCGGGAACGTCACGCACTCCTACAGGAACGAGGAGTTCTCACGCCCCAAGCCCGAAAACGTGGAGAACCTGAAAATGCTGATGGCAGACCCGATGGCGGACGTATCGATCGAGACGCCCTCGTCAGAGCGCGTGACTACGAGCACGGGGGGCTTCATGCCCGGGGAACATAAGCCCGGGAAGATCACACTCCTAATGAAGAGCCGCGTGAAGAGCATAGGGGACGCGGACGCGACGCTCATAGACCGCGACGGAAATGAGATCACGATACCGAACGACGCAGTCTTCACGATGATAGGGCGCGAGGCCCCTCTCGATTTCTTCAGACGGAGCGGCGTGAAGATAAAAGGCGAGATGAACGCCAAGTCCATTACGGCCATGATCCTTTTCCTTCTCCTTATGACCTTTGTTTACAACTGGAAGGCCGGCGGTGCTCTCACGAAGCTTTTCGAAAAAAACGAGTGGTTCCCGTTCAACCTCCCCGGCTTCTTCGCCGGCTTCGGCGAATCATTCACGAGCATGGTGAACGACCCGTCGACTCTCGTCGGCACTCTGTCTATAACGCTGAGCGAGCCCGGGTTCTATTACTCGCTCTTATACACGATCATAATCATAATCTTCGGTACTCTCCGCATAAGGAGGAGAAAAACTCCTTATATTACGGCGCAGACTCTCTCTCTCACCCTATTCCAGGTGATACCGTTATTCCTTCTCCCCTATATACTCCTCCCATATCTCGGGCACAACGGATTCTTCGACACTGGGTTCATGAAGTCTGTAGCAGACGCGCTCTTCCCGTCGGCAAACTACGGGCACGGGAGGGAATACTGGAGGGCGTTCGGTCTCATACTGGCATGGCCCCTCTTCGTATGGAACGTGTTCAGCAGCGAGCCGCTCTGGACGTGGCTCATCATAAGCGTAATCCAGACGTTCGTGCTTATTCCTCTCATCATCTACTTCTGGGGAAAAGGGGCATACTGCGGATGGATATGCTCCTGCGGCGCGATGGCCGAAACGCTTGGAGACACACAGAGACACAAGATGCCTCACGGGGCCAGGTGGAACAGGCTCAATATGGTCGGCCAGGCAATACTCGCTATCGCTTTCATCATACTCCTGGCCAGGATATTGAGCTGGGCGTTCCCGAGCACCGCAGTCGGTCAATCAATCTATAGATTTTATGAGGGCGCGTTCTACGGCTGGAAGCCATTCGGTATAGAGCTCAACTACAAGTATATAGTCGACCTGACGCTCGCGGGTATCGTCGGATACGGACTCTACTTCTGGTACAGCGGGAGGGTATGGTGCAGGTTCATGTGCCCGCTCGCAGCGCTCATGCACATATATGCAAGATTCAGCCGGTTCAGGATACTAGCCGACAAGAAGAAGTGCATATCATGCAACGTCTGCACCTCGGTTTGCCACCAGGGAATAGACATAATGAACTTCGCCAACAAGGGCCTCCCGATGAGCGACCCCGAGTGCGTGAGATGCAGCGCGTGCGTCCAGTCCTGCCCTACCGGAGTGCTCAAATTCGGGCAGATAGACAGGAAGAGCGGAAGGGTGATAAGCATAGACTCACTCGCCGCCTCCCCCGTACTTATGAGAGAGGGGAAGCGCACTTAG
- a CDS encoding NAD(P)/FAD-dependent oxidoreductase produces MPDTVTSRVLILGGGFAGLEVAQNLEKIFKQRDDVEITLVNENNYLIFTSMLAEVVSSSIEAKNVVIPLRECLKRAVFKELIADSIDLDKKTVSCRRPDNNEGYTLGYDYLVLAMGSITGFHGVDGAEEYSFPLKNLADAMELRSHVIDMFEMADLEEDHDARRRLLTFAVVGGGYTGIEVAAELNDYVGASRRFYKNVKSDEVKVVVIDPGDRIMHEMSEGLAEYGTALLKKRGMEFRLNTRISSVTPDSVETSDGGAIETHTAIWAAGTSPQPVIASLPCADKKGRIEVNEYMEVPGYPGVWALGDCAVIPDPHTGKPYPPTAQHATREGRRTAYNVAAAINGKEGDRRPFVYQTQGMLAPLGHRSAVAEIKGLKFSGFFAWFLWRCIYLGKLPGWDRKIRVAIDWFLDMFLPKDIVQLKFLMRVRGNPASGKR; encoded by the coding sequence ATGCCGGATACCGTTACTAGCCGTGTTCTCATACTGGGCGGAGGATTCGCCGGGCTCGAGGTCGCCCAGAACCTGGAAAAGATATTCAAGCAGAGGGACGACGTCGAGATAACACTTGTCAACGAGAACAACTATCTCATATTCACGTCGATGCTCGCGGAAGTGGTATCGAGCAGCATCGAAGCCAAGAACGTCGTCATACCGCTCAGGGAGTGTCTTAAGAGGGCCGTATTTAAAGAGCTCATCGCCGACTCCATAGACCTCGATAAAAAAACCGTATCGTGCCGCCGCCCGGACAACAACGAGGGCTACACGCTCGGATACGACTACCTCGTCCTCGCCATGGGATCTATTACGGGGTTCCACGGTGTAGACGGGGCGGAGGAGTATTCGTTCCCGCTCAAAAACCTCGCCGATGCGATGGAGCTCCGGAGCCACGTGATAGATATGTTCGAAATGGCCGACCTGGAAGAGGACCACGATGCAAGGAGGAGGCTCCTCACGTTCGCAGTCGTAGGCGGTGGCTACACGGGCATAGAGGTGGCGGCCGAGCTCAACGATTACGTGGGCGCGAGCAGGAGGTTCTATAAGAACGTCAAATCGGACGAGGTCAAGGTCGTAGTCATAGATCCCGGGGACCGCATCATGCACGAGATGAGCGAGGGGCTCGCGGAGTACGGGACGGCTCTCCTCAAGAAGCGGGGTATGGAATTCCGTCTCAACACCAGGATATCCAGCGTTACGCCGGATTCTGTGGAGACTTCGGACGGTGGTGCGATCGAAACCCACACCGCCATATGGGCGGCCGGCACCTCTCCCCAGCCCGTAATCGCATCTCTCCCCTGCGCCGACAAGAAGGGGAGGATAGAGGTGAACGAGTACATGGAAGTCCCTGGCTATCCCGGAGTGTGGGCGCTCGGGGACTGCGCCGTGATCCCCGACCCGCATACGGGGAAACCGTATCCTCCGACCGCCCAGCACGCGACACGCGAAGGCAGACGCACGGCCTACAACGTGGCGGCTGCAATAAACGGGAAAGAGGGCGACAGGAGGCCGTTTGTTTACCAAACTCAGGGCATGCTCGCCCCGCTCGGACACAGGTCGGCGGTCGCGGAGATAAAAGGCCTCAAGTTCTCGGGGTTTTTCGCCTGGTTCCTCTGGCGGTGCATCTATCTCGGGAAGCTTCCGGGATGGGACAGAAAGATCAGGGTCGCCATAGACTGGTTCCTCGACATGTTCCTTCCGAAGGACATAGTGCAGCTCAAATTCCTTATGAGAGTCCGCGGGAACCCCGCATCCGGCAAGCGCTGA